A DNA window from Paenibacillus sp. HWE-109 contains the following coding sequences:
- a CDS encoding SDR family oxidoreductase produces MTIQDQTHSQPSAEAGKVAIVTGAASGIGLASALLLAEKGYKVGLLNRPGSELDEAVDRITASGGEAISLPADIAFEEQVKQAIQTVMDHWGRLDVLVANAGINGVLSPIADMELDDWNATININLTGTFLCVKYAVEPLKQQGGSIIITSSINGNRVFSNFGMSAYSTSKAGQVAFMKMAALELARYRIRVNAICPGAIHTNIGENTDRRPELEEITIPVEYPEGDQPLEHKPGSAKQVANLVYFLASEHASHITGTPVYIDGAESLLHG; encoded by the coding sequence ATGACCATTCAAGATCAAACCCATTCACAACCATCCGCTGAGGCGGGAAAAGTCGCCATTGTCACTGGCGCCGCATCCGGCATTGGCTTGGCTTCAGCCCTATTGTTGGCTGAAAAAGGCTACAAAGTTGGCCTGCTCAACCGCCCAGGAAGCGAACTGGATGAGGCTGTAGACAGAATTACAGCTTCCGGCGGAGAAGCGATCTCTTTACCCGCCGATATTGCCTTCGAAGAGCAAGTGAAGCAAGCCATTCAGACGGTGATGGACCACTGGGGCCGACTCGATGTCTTGGTAGCCAATGCCGGAATTAATGGCGTACTTTCGCCTATTGCGGATATGGAGCTGGACGACTGGAACGCGACGATCAATATTAACCTGACGGGGACTTTCCTGTGTGTCAAATATGCGGTAGAGCCTCTTAAGCAGCAAGGAGGCAGCATCATCATTACCAGTTCAATCAATGGCAACCGGGTATTCTCTAATTTTGGAATGAGTGCTTACAGTACGTCCAAGGCGGGGCAGGTTGCTTTTATGAAAATGGCTGCGCTAGAACTAGCCCGCTATCGAATTCGCGTCAACGCGATTTGTCCGGGGGCCATTCACACTAACATTGGCGAAAATACAGACCGCAGGCCGGAGCTTGAGGAAATTACGATTCCTGTCGAATATCCCGAAGGCGATCAACCGCTGGAGCACAAGCCCGGATCGGCCAAGCAAGTTGCTAATCTAGTGTACTTTCTCGCTTCCGAGCATGCCAGTCATATTACTGGAACACCCGTCTACATTGACGGCGCTGAATCCCTACTCCATGGATAG
- a CDS encoding NAD-dependent epimerase/dehydratase family protein, which translates to MKILITGAAGRIGSVLADYLKDRYTLRLADLETASLTRYPSGDHEYIALNITDVEACQQACQGIDVVIHLAADPSPKAGFYESLLDNNIKGTFNMFRAAKDQGVSRILTASSVQTIEGYPLDSQLYANMPTRPHNLYGVSKCFAESLACYFGYAEHLQSIAIRIGAFDDSPAEEEDLTARDMSAYLHPADLCDLIFKTILSTNLGPFTILHAISDNSFKRLDLTETKTLVDYDPKANAFERNHIHFHDSKPDSN; encoded by the coding sequence ATGAAAATTCTAATCACCGGAGCAGCCGGCCGGATCGGCAGTGTCCTGGCCGACTACCTCAAAGACCGCTACACGCTCCGCCTCGCGGATCTCGAAACAGCATCTCTCACCCGCTATCCTAGCGGCGATCACGAATACATAGCCCTCAACATCACCGATGTCGAGGCCTGCCAACAAGCCTGTCAAGGCATTGACGTGGTCATCCACTTGGCTGCGGATCCTTCACCCAAAGCGGGATTCTACGAATCCCTCCTGGACAACAACATCAAGGGAACGTTCAACATGTTCCGGGCGGCCAAAGATCAAGGCGTAAGCCGCATCCTCACGGCCAGCAGCGTACAGACGATTGAAGGCTACCCGCTCGACTCGCAGCTGTATGCGAATATGCCGACGCGTCCCCATAATTTGTACGGGGTGAGCAAATGTTTTGCTGAGTCGCTGGCCTGCTATTTCGGGTATGCGGAGCATTTGCAAAGCATTGCGATCCGCATAGGAGCTTTCGATGACTCGCCTGCGGAGGAGGAGGACCTGACGGCCCGGGATATGAGCGCTTATCTCCATCCGGCGGACTTGTGCGATCTCATTTTCAAAACAATTCTGTCTACGAACCTAGGTCCCTTCACAATCCTGCATGCCATATCAGACAACAGCTTCAAGCGGCTCGATCTAACGGAAACCAAAACTTTGGTGGACTATGACCCAAAAGCGAATGCTTTTGAAAGGAATCACATTCATTTTCATGACAGCAAACCCGATTCGAACTAA
- a CDS encoding zinc-dependent alcohol dehydrogenase, which produces MKNTKVVFQGPWQVETVQEIFSQEIGPQEVLVKKLYTLISPGTELAMLSGNEAWFQMPGIPGYAAVSEIVEVGEGVPSYEEGDIIFHYGNHAKYEVTGTNGTFLKVPKSLNLQWVPFTRMATVATTAIRVSNIEFGDYVSVTGLGLIGNMAAQLAQAQGATVIGIDLSEERLRIAKQSGLHVAINGKDRNVKEKIAEITQAKGVSTHIEATGVPQVAVESLAYIGKLGEIIFLGSPRGEYQTDITDVLNYCHLYNRGCITFKGAHEWRYPVEPNEFVKHSLVRNSTIVFELMKHNRLQIAPLISHVLEPKQAKEAYEGLKVNKDQYSGVLFDWSTV; this is translated from the coding sequence GTGAAAAATACAAAGGTCGTATTTCAGGGTCCATGGCAAGTGGAGACGGTTCAGGAGATATTTTCGCAGGAGATAGGTCCGCAGGAAGTGTTGGTCAAGAAGCTGTACACGCTAATCAGTCCAGGTACGGAGCTAGCGATGCTTTCAGGGAATGAAGCCTGGTTTCAGATGCCCGGCATTCCAGGCTATGCGGCAGTCAGCGAAATTGTGGAAGTCGGGGAAGGCGTGCCCTCTTATGAAGAGGGCGATATTATTTTCCATTATGGGAATCACGCCAAGTATGAGGTTACGGGGACAAACGGAACGTTTCTGAAGGTTCCCAAGAGTTTGAACTTGCAGTGGGTGCCCTTTACACGCATGGCGACGGTGGCAACAACGGCGATTCGGGTTTCGAATATTGAGTTTGGCGATTATGTAAGCGTCACCGGGCTAGGCCTCATCGGCAATATGGCTGCTCAATTGGCGCAGGCGCAAGGCGCGACGGTGATTGGCATTGATTTATCGGAGGAGCGGCTGCGCATTGCCAAACAGTCCGGTTTGCACGTTGCCATCAACGGGAAAGACCGCAACGTAAAGGAGAAAATAGCCGAGATTACACAGGCGAAGGGTGTTTCTACTCATATTGAGGCTACCGGTGTGCCCCAGGTTGCGGTGGAGAGCCTTGCGTACATCGGCAAACTAGGTGAGATCATATTTCTGGGCAGTCCTCGAGGCGAGTATCAGACAGACATCACGGATGTGCTGAATTACTGCCATCTGTATAACCGTGGCTGCATCACGTTCAAAGGGGCGCATGAATGGCGCTATCCAGTTGAGCCTAATGAATTCGTGAAACATTCTTTAGTCCGAAATTCGACGATTGTCTTCGAGTTGATGAAGCATAATAGGCTGCAAATCGCTCCGCTGATCAGCCATGTTCTGGAGCCGAAACAAGCCAAGGAGGCTTATGAGGGGTTAAAGGTAAACAAGGATCAATACAGCGGCGTATTATTTGATTGGAGTACGGTATAG
- a CDS encoding AraC family transcriptional regulator, which produces METWMNELSPWVRMVKIHKSVSLAGKWMDYDHVYTYIEQGEAEFFMDGITYQVQEGDVLLMPPFLTHLIRSTSPEPLIQYIVHFDLFYEEQRSLWKDQSITAERNVVAPNEMKFSSKLPIAHLSATDRMELKKRFLILHQEFLAQRPGYPLITKAICLELLVLFLRAQAGVNGKEGKVTKGWVFIEHTIKYINENFANPELDNASISSHAGVSTNHLSFLFKDQLGMTIHQYLTHTRIEQAKIRIMAGDQTLTAIAEQVGYSSIYLFSRSFKAHVGVMPSMFMAMNADIRKH; this is translated from the coding sequence ATGGAGACTTGGATGAATGAGCTGTCCCCTTGGGTCAGGATGGTCAAGATCCATAAATCAGTATCTCTGGCAGGAAAATGGATGGACTATGACCATGTCTATACGTATATCGAGCAAGGGGAAGCCGAGTTTTTCATGGATGGCATTACGTATCAGGTTCAGGAGGGGGACGTCTTGCTGATGCCCCCTTTTTTGACGCATCTGATTCGTTCGACGTCGCCGGAGCCGTTGATTCAGTATATTGTTCATTTTGATTTATTTTATGAGGAACAACGGAGTTTATGGAAGGATCAGTCGATTACAGCTGAACGAAATGTGGTGGCCCCGAATGAGATGAAGTTCTCTTCCAAGCTGCCAATCGCTCATTTATCAGCAACGGACCGAATGGAGCTCAAGAAACGGTTTCTGATTCTGCATCAGGAATTTCTCGCCCAAAGACCTGGGTATCCCCTGATCACCAAAGCGATCTGCTTAGAATTATTGGTTTTATTCTTGCGGGCTCAGGCAGGCGTCAATGGGAAAGAGGGCAAGGTCACCAAAGGCTGGGTGTTTATTGAGCATACGATAAAATACATCAATGAGAATTTCGCTAACCCTGAGCTCGATAATGCGTCGATTAGCAGCCATGCGGGGGTTTCAACGAATCACCTGTCCTTTCTATTCAAGGATCAATTAGGTATGACGATTCATCAATATTTGACGCATACCCGGATTGAGCAAGCCAAGATTCGGATTATGGCTGGTGATCAAACCTTAACAGCTATCGCGGAACAGGTGGGTTATTCCAGCATTTATCTTTTTAGCCGATCTTTCAAGGCGCATGTTGGCGTGATGCCTAGCATGTTCATGGCGATGAACGCGGACATACGCAAGCATTAA
- a CDS encoding response regulator, producing MYTVMLVDDEQPALQRLRLLLEKHTDLQVSGLYTKPSEALAAASKEHFDAAFLDIEMPGMNGLQLASELTQTYPAMEVIMVTAYNEYALQAFRANAIDYLLKPVDTDDLIRAVQKLKKRLSPLQTAPPKTDTTVAHITGLGGFEVYPAGQEKPLRFQTAKAEELFAYMLAHADNHVSKWVLCEQLWPDNEPVKAEQNLHTCVHRLKKTLTESAFPAQWHSQRGSYRMTLGEQVKCDWLTFEQAADNAVELLGLTDHQPNIQIERLEQAVSVYKGGLFGGKDYRWCEPLRERLQRKFADTAKALSQFYKQLDKASSAIELLHRLGNDFPYDEDVQEQILEHYLRKKDRSAFLLQYGKIEAALRDGLNLQPSERIARMHKQMTAMK from the coding sequence ATGTATACTGTCATGCTCGTAGATGATGAACAGCCCGCTCTGCAAAGGCTGCGCCTGCTTCTTGAGAAACATACCGACCTGCAAGTTTCTGGTCTCTATACTAAACCATCGGAAGCGCTGGCTGCTGCAAGCAAAGAACACTTCGATGCCGCCTTTCTGGATATAGAGATGCCGGGTATGAATGGCCTCCAATTGGCTTCTGAGCTTACCCAGACGTATCCTGCGATGGAAGTTATTATGGTGACCGCTTATAACGAGTATGCCTTGCAAGCCTTCCGAGCGAATGCGATCGATTACTTGCTCAAACCGGTGGATACGGATGATCTCATCCGGGCCGTGCAAAAGCTCAAAAAGCGGCTCTCCCCCCTTCAAACAGCGCCCCCGAAAACGGACACAACGGTTGCGCATATCACTGGCTTGGGGGGCTTTGAAGTATACCCAGCCGGTCAGGAAAAGCCCCTTCGTTTTCAAACCGCCAAAGCCGAAGAGCTATTCGCTTACATGCTGGCACATGCGGATAACCATGTATCCAAATGGGTGCTATGCGAACAGCTTTGGCCTGACAATGAACCCGTTAAAGCGGAACAGAATCTGCACACCTGCGTGCACCGCCTGAAGAAAACATTAACCGAGTCTGCATTTCCTGCGCAGTGGCACTCCCAACGAGGCAGCTACCGTATGACTCTCGGGGAACAAGTGAAGTGTGATTGGCTTACCTTCGAGCAAGCGGCTGATAACGCCGTAGAATTATTGGGATTAACTGATCATCAACCAAACATTCAGATTGAACGCCTTGAACAGGCTGTGAGCGTTTATAAAGGGGGGTTGTTTGGGGGCAAAGATTACCGTTGGTGCGAGCCGCTGCGTGAGCGATTGCAACGTAAATTTGCGGACACCGCCAAGGCGCTTTCTCAATTCTACAAACAGTTGGATAAAGCTAGCAGCGCCATAGAACTGCTGCATCGTTTGGGGAACGACTTCCCTTATGATGAGGACGTACAGGAGCAAATTTTGGAGCATTATTTGCGCAAAAAGGACAGATCTGCTTTTTTGCTTCAATATGGCAAAATAGAGGCTGCGCTGCGAGATGGGCTGAACTTGCAGCCGAGCGAACGCATCGCACGCATGCATAAGCAAATGACAGCAATGAAGTGA
- a CDS encoding nucleotidyltransferase domain-containing protein, translating into MKLPGHEQFIERVKEQVAQDHRLVGLLGGGSMLTGSMDEYSDLDFIVVYDPAHQEEIMEQRLTLVGSFGNLLSAFTGEHVGEPRLVICLYGPTALHVDIKLLSPAELKERVEDPLVLWERDREMSTILEQTTPDFPYPDPQWIEDRFWVWVHYGAAKLGRGELFECIDMITFLRGTVLGPLILVENGQLPRGVRKLEQQALGAITELEETVPSHNAESCYNAMQASIRIYQRLRQNLTHLMHKKEAEQVSVAYLNQVYNSLSTK; encoded by the coding sequence ATGAAGTTACCAGGTCACGAACAGTTTATCGAGCGTGTAAAAGAACAAGTTGCGCAGGACCATCGCCTAGTTGGATTGCTTGGTGGAGGTTCCATGTTGACGGGCTCCATGGATGAATACAGTGATTTAGATTTTATTGTGGTCTATGACCCTGCTCATCAAGAAGAAATCATGGAGCAGCGATTGACGCTTGTAGGAAGTTTTGGCAACTTGCTTTCCGCATTCACAGGTGAACATGTCGGAGAACCAAGGTTGGTTATTTGCTTATACGGTCCAACTGCCCTACATGTTGATATTAAGTTGCTTTCCCCCGCAGAGCTTAAAGAAAGAGTAGAGGATCCTCTCGTTCTTTGGGAGAGAGACAGGGAGATGAGCACGATTCTTGAGCAAACGACTCCCGACTTCCCTTACCCTGATCCTCAGTGGATTGAAGATCGATTTTGGGTCTGGGTCCACTACGGAGCTGCCAAGCTAGGCAGAGGCGAATTATTTGAATGTATAGATATGATTACTTTTTTACGAGGGACGGTATTAGGACCATTGATTCTTGTTGAAAATGGGCAGCTCCCACGAGGTGTGAGGAAACTGGAACAGCAAGCTCTGGGCGCAATTACGGAACTTGAAGAAACGGTCCCCTCGCACAATGCCGAGAGCTGTTACAACGCTATGCAGGCAAGCATCCGCATCTATCAACGACTTCGTCAAAACCTCACTCATTTGATGCATAAAAAAGAAGCTGAGCAAGTATCCGTTGCCTACCTTAACCAAGTTTATAACTCGTTATCGACCAAATAA